In Chthonomonadales bacterium, a single window of DNA contains:
- a CDS encoding divalent metal cation transporter has translation MPGFLSRRRYARNRLPMVFAVLGPGIIAATADNDATGIFGYSLAGARYQYSLLWVLVLCTIALAVCQEMGARMGAVTGKGLADLIREEYGVRVTLLAMAALLVANFATTVAEFAGILVAVRAFTGAGGGAAARFVAVPAAAIVVWLMVVRGTYRGLERILLAASLVYLLYVVSALLARPPWGVVLRQSLVPTLPHGAALRDYVFVMINMIGTTITPWGQFYVQSSVRDKGVRPEQYSLTRLDVFLGACFTTGIAFFIVVCCGATLFVAGHHRLADAGEAARALVPLAGPMAGLLFAVGLFNASCFGAIAVPLSTAYAVTESLGWESGVGRRTREAPLFVGVFTFLVFVSAIVVMAFPHHLTALIILPNIVGGMLLPIVLVLMLRLVNRPRLMGGYTNSPAYNAVAWATTATLIGLSTTLVVAGLVGAA, from the coding sequence ATGCCGGGTTTCCTCTCGCGCCGCCGGTACGCGCGAAACCGTCTTCCCATGGTTTTCGCCGTGCTCGGTCCCGGGATCATCGCCGCCACGGCCGACAACGACGCGACGGGAATCTTCGGTTACTCCCTCGCGGGCGCGCGCTACCAGTACAGTCTGCTCTGGGTGCTGGTCCTCTGCACGATCGCCCTTGCCGTGTGCCAGGAGATGGGCGCGCGCATGGGCGCCGTCACCGGCAAGGGTCTCGCGGACCTGATCCGCGAGGAGTACGGCGTCCGTGTGACTCTGCTGGCAATGGCGGCCCTGCTGGTGGCCAACTTCGCAACGACCGTCGCCGAGTTCGCCGGCATCCTGGTCGCCGTCCGAGCGTTCACGGGCGCGGGTGGCGGCGCGGCGGCGCGCTTCGTGGCGGTGCCGGCCGCGGCCATCGTAGTGTGGCTGATGGTGGTGCGCGGCACCTACCGCGGCCTGGAACGGATCCTCCTGGCCGCGTCGCTGGTCTACCTGCTCTACGTCGTCAGCGCGCTGCTGGCCCGGCCGCCGTGGGGTGTCGTCCTCCGCCAGAGCCTGGTGCCCACGCTGCCGCACGGCGCCGCCTTGCGCGACTACGTGTTCGTGATGATCAACATGATCGGCACGACGATCACGCCCTGGGGGCAGTTCTACGTTCAGTCATCGGTGCGCGACAAGGGGGTGCGGCCGGAGCAGTACTCGCTCACTCGCCTCGACGTGTTCCTCGGGGCGTGCTTCACCACGGGCATCGCGTTCTTCATCGTCGTCTGCTGCGGCGCGACGCTGTTCGTCGCGGGCCACCACCGGCTCGCGGATGCTGGAGAGGCGGCGCGCGCGTTGGTTCCGCTCGCCGGCCCCATGGCCGGCCTCCTCTTCGCCGTCGGGCTTTTCAACGCTTCGTGCTTCGGCGCCATCGCGGTCCCGCTCTCCACCGCGTACGCCGTCACGGAGTCGCTGGGTTGGGAGTCCGGAGTGGGGCGGCGCACGCGCGAGGCGCCGCTGTTCGTCGGCGTATTCACCTTCCTCGTGTTCGTTTCGGCGATCGTCGTGATGGCCTTCCCGCATCACCTTACGGCGCTCATCATCCTGCCGAACATCGTTGGAGGCATGCTGCTCCCGATCGTGCTCGTTCTCATGCTGCGCCTGGTGAACCGCCCGCGCCTGATGGGCGGATACACGAACAGCCCGGCGTACAACGCGGTGGCGTGGGCGACCACGGCGACCTTGATCGGGCTGTCGACCACGCTGGTCGTTGCGGGCCTGGTCGGCGCGGCCTGA
- a CDS encoding sugar-binding protein, translating into MEGVLTVRSLLLACVASLLAAAVGCGKPEQAAAPAPRAAGAGFDSPRRAEGPVKLKLITNGIAPFWDGMAKGMEVERAVLGCEATWQGPAQADNNAQKRVFEDAMAAGVDGIGVSPINADAFAPVIDDAVRQGIPVITFDSDAPESKRLAYIGTDNYEAGKRAGEQAVRLFPDGARMVAFVGNMSAQNARDRYQGFLDAVKGKGITMLQPPYEDDKDAVGRAHRNVQDALTRYSGRVDGLLGLYSYNGPAIVDEVRKAGLGGRVKVICFDGEPKTLSNLEHGLVDATVVQKPYEFGRLATRLLYLVNRKGLGAALADMKPELEKQGMAVHGSVIDTGVEVVTPANAGDFLKRLHEKGLAST; encoded by the coding sequence ATGGAGGGAGTGCTGACGGTCCGTTCCTTGCTACTCGCCTGCGTAGCCTCGCTGCTCGCCGCGGCGGTGGGCTGTGGCAAGCCGGAGCAGGCCGCGGCGCCTGCCCCGAGGGCCGCTGGCGCCGGGTTCGACTCGCCGCGCAGGGCCGAGGGCCCCGTGAAGCTCAAGCTGATCACGAATGGCATCGCGCCGTTCTGGGACGGCATGGCGAAGGGGATGGAGGTGGAGCGCGCGGTGCTCGGCTGCGAGGCGACCTGGCAGGGCCCGGCGCAGGCCGACAACAACGCGCAGAAGCGCGTGTTCGAGGATGCGATGGCCGCGGGCGTCGACGGCATCGGCGTCTCGCCGATCAACGCGGACGCCTTCGCGCCGGTGATCGACGACGCGGTTCGCCAGGGCATACCCGTTATCACGTTCGACTCGGACGCGCCGGAGAGCAAGCGCCTGGCGTACATCGGCACCGACAACTATGAGGCCGGCAAGCGCGCGGGGGAGCAGGCCGTGCGTCTGTTCCCGGACGGCGCTCGCATGGTTGCGTTCGTGGGCAACATGAGTGCCCAGAACGCGCGCGACCGCTACCAGGGGTTCCTCGACGCCGTGAAGGGCAAGGGCATCACGATGCTCCAGCCGCCATACGAGGACGACAAGGACGCCGTGGGCCGCGCGCATCGCAACGTGCAGGACGCGCTCACCCGGTACTCCGGCAGGGTCGACGGCCTGCTGGGGCTCTACTCGTACAACGGCCCCGCTATCGTGGACGAGGTGCGGAAGGCGGGACTGGGCGGCCGGGTGAAGGTGATCTGTTTCGACGGGGAGCCAAAGACCCTTTCGAACCTCGAGCACGGACTGGTCGACGCGACCGTCGTGCAGAAGCCGTACGAGTTCGGCCGGCTGGCGACACGGCTGCTGTACCTGGTGAACCGAAAGGGACTGGGCGCCGCGCTCGCCGATATGAAGCCTGAGCTGGAGAAGCAGGGCATGGCGGTGCACGGGAGCGTCATCGACACCGGCGTGGAGGTGGTGACGCCGGCCAACGCCGGGGATTTCCTGAAGCGCCTTCACGAGAAGGGCCTTGCGTCAACGTGA
- a CDS encoding ABC transporter permease produces the protein MRQRDREAPQRGGRTPASRGLGGAWASSRELSVTVVLVLLCLAVSFTSARDTFFTPRNLTNISRQVALLSVFALGETIVIIAGGIDLSLGSLIAFSGMVTALVATRAGEVMAPGAAAALAGCAALGVGAIVGAIHASLIHGLSLPPFVVTLASLLILRSQSLLVNDQLPITLERFPGLLFLANGSLFEHSGWPVPLPAALLVPLAVALAALLAGSRIGRYVYSVGSSEAASRLSGVNVYRVKLFAYGMSGCLGGAAGVLWAGYGGQGDPLAGNSYELDAVAAAVVGGASLSGGKGSILGTVLGATLLISIFSAINLTLEKPDLWRGTVVGGILLLAVLVSALRERGRAR, from the coding sequence TTGCGTCAACGTGATCGCGAGGCGCCTCAGCGGGGCGGCCGGACGCCGGCGTCGCGGGGCCTCGGCGGCGCGTGGGCGTCGTCGCGCGAGTTGAGCGTCACCGTCGTCCTCGTCCTGCTCTGCCTCGCGGTCTCGTTCACGTCGGCGCGCGACACGTTCTTCACGCCTCGCAACCTGACCAACATCTCGCGACAGGTCGCGCTGCTCTCGGTCTTCGCGCTCGGCGAGACGATCGTCATCATCGCCGGCGGCATCGACCTTTCGCTCGGCTCCCTGATCGCGTTCAGCGGCATGGTGACTGCACTCGTGGCGACCCGTGCCGGCGAGGTGATGGCGCCCGGCGCCGCGGCCGCGCTCGCCGGATGCGCCGCGCTTGGCGTGGGCGCGATCGTCGGCGCGATCCACGCGAGCCTGATCCACGGGCTCTCGCTTCCGCCGTTCGTGGTGACGCTTGCCTCGCTGCTGATCTTGCGCAGCCAGAGCCTCCTCGTCAACGACCAGCTCCCGATCACGCTGGAGCGGTTCCCCGGGCTGTTGTTTCTTGCCAACGGTAGCCTGTTCGAACACTCCGGCTGGCCGGTGCCGCTCCCGGCGGCTCTCCTCGTCCCGCTCGCGGTCGCCCTTGCCGCCCTGCTGGCGGGCTCGCGCATCGGGCGCTACGTCTACAGCGTCGGCAGCAGCGAGGCGGCGTCGCGCCTTTCGGGCGTGAACGTCTACCGGGTGAAGCTGTTCGCCTACGGTATGAGCGGTTGCCTGGGAGGGGCGGCGGGCGTGCTCTGGGCGGGCTATGGCGGACAGGGCGACCCGCTGGCGGGCAACAGCTACGAGTTGGACGCAGTGGCGGCGGCCGTCGTGGGCGGCGCGAGCCTGAGCGGGGGCAAGGGGAGCATCCTTGGCACGGTGCTCGGAGCCACGCTGCTGATCAGCATCTTCAGCGCGATCAACCTGACCCTCGAGAAGCCGGACCTGTGGCGCGGCACGGTAGTCGGCGGCATCCTGCTGCTGGCCGTCCTTGTGTCGGCGCTGCGGGAGC